A single region of the Vicia villosa cultivar HV-30 ecotype Madison, WI linkage group LG4, Vvil1.0, whole genome shotgun sequence genome encodes:
- the LOC131594518 gene encoding 5-methyltetrahydropteroyltriglutamate--homocysteine methyltransferase-like: MASHIVGYPRMGPKRELKFALESFWDKKSSAEDLEKVAADLRASIWKQMASAGIKYIPSNTFAYYDQVLNTTAMLGAVPPRYGWTGGEIGFDTYFSMGRGNATVPAMEMTKWFDTNYHFIVPELGPDTKFTYASHKAVNEYKEAKALGVDTIPVLVGPVTYLLLSKPANGVDPSFDLLTLLPKVIAVYKEVVEDLKAAGASWIQFDEPTLVLDLEPHKLHAFTAAYSDLASSLSGLNVLVETYFADIPADAYKTLTSLPGVTAFGVDLVRGAKTVDLIKGGFPSGKYLFAGVVDGRNIWANDLTASLITLNGLENVVGKDKLVVSTSCSLLHTAVDLVNETKLDNEIKSWLAFAAQKVVEVNALANALAGQKDDAFFSSNSAALASRKTSPRVTNEAVQKAAAALKGSDHRRATNVSTRLDAQQKKLNLPVLPTTTIGSFPQTPELRRVRREYKANKISEEEYVKEIKEEIRKVVELQEKLDIDVLVHGEPERNDMVEYFGEQLSGFAFTVNGWVQSYGSRCVKPPIIYGDVSRPKPMTVFWSSTAQSMTKRPMKGMLTGPVTILNWSFVRNDQPRSETTYQIALAIKDEVEDLEKAGITVIQIDEAALREGLPLRKAAQAQYLDWAVHAFRITNVGVQDTTQIHTHMCYSHFNDIIHSIIDMDADVITIENSRSDEKLLRVFRDGVKYGAGIGPGVYDIHSPRIPPTEEIADRMNKMLAVLETNILWVNPDCGLKTRKYTEVNPALTNMVAATKLIRNQLASGK; encoded by the exons ATGGCATCACACATTGTTGGATATCCTCGCATGGGCCCCAAGAGAGAGCTCAAGTTCGCCCTCGAGTCATTCTGGGATAAGAAGAGCAGCGCCGAGGATTTGGAAAAGGTGGCTGCTGATCTCAGGGCATCTATCTGGAAACAGATGGCTAGTGCCGGGATCAAGTACATCCCTAGCAACACTTTCGCATACTACGATCAGGTGCTCAATACCACCGCCATGCTCGGTGCCGTTCCACCAAGATACGGATGGACCGGCGGTGAGATTGGATTTGATACCTACTTCTCCATGGGCAGAGGTAATGCGACCGTGCCTGCCATGGAGATGACCAAGTGGTTCGACACCAACTA CCACTTCATTGTCCCTGAATTGGGACCTGATACGAAGTTCACTTACGCTTCTCACAAGGCCGTGAATGAGTACAAGGAAGCCAAGGCG CTTGGAGTAGACACAATTCCGGTCCTTGTCGGCCCCGTAACATACTTGTTGCTATCCAAGCCTGCGAACGGTGTTGATCCATCCTTTGATCTTCTTACTCTCCTCCCTAAAGTCATTGCTGTCTACAA GGAAGTTGTGGAGGATCTTAAGGCAGCTGGTGCTTCATGGATTCAATTCGACGAGCCTACACTTGTCTTGGATCTTGAACCTCACAAGTTGCATGCATTTACTGCAGCATACTCAGATCTTGCTTCCTCTTTATCTGGTTTAAATGTTCTCGTTGAGACCTACTTTGCCGACATTCCTGCTGACGCATACAAGACGCTCACAAGTCTGCCCGGCGTTACAGCATTCGGAGTTGATTTAGTCCGTGGAGCTAAGACTGTTGATTTGATCAAGGGTGGATTTCCTAGCGGAAAATATTTGTTCGCTGGAGTTGTTGACGGAAGGAACATTTGGGCTAATGATCTCACTGCTTCTCTGATTACATTAAACGGGCTCGAGAACGTCGTCGGAAAAG ATAAACTAGTTGTGTCAACCTCTTGTTCACTTCTCCACACCGCTGTTGATCTCGTTAACGAGACCAAGTTGGATAACGAGATTAAATCATGGCTAGCTTTTGCTGCCCAAAAGGTTGTTGAAGTAAATGCATTGGCCAATGCATTGGCTGGTCAAAAAGACGATGCCTTCTTCTCTTCTAACTCCGCAGCTCTGGCTTCAAGAAAGACCTCTCCGAGAGTGACTAACGAGGCTGTTCAGAAGGCT GCTGCTGCATTGAAGGGTTCTGACCATCGCCGTGCCACAAACGTCAGCACCAGACTCGACGCACAACAGAAGAAGCTCAACCTTCCCGTCCTTCCAACCACTACCATTGGTTCCTTCCCTCAGACTCCTGAATTGAGAAGGGTGCGACGTGAATACAAGGCTAACAA GATCTCAGAGGAAGAGTATGTTAAAGAAATTAAAGAGGAAATCCGTAAAGTCGTTGAACTCCAAGAAAAGCTCGATATTGACGTCCTTGTACACGGAGAGCCTGAG AGAAACGATATGGTTGAGTACTTTGGTGAGCAATTGTCAGGCTTTGCCTTCACTGTTAATGGTTGGGTGCAATCTTATGGATCTCGCTGCGTGAAGCCACCGATCATCTACGGTGACGTGAGCCGTCCCAAACCAATGACTGTCTTCTGGTCATCTACTGCTCAGAGCATGACCAAACGTCCAATGAAGGGAATGCTTACCGGTCCCGTCACCATTCTCAATTGGTCCTTTGTTCGAAATGACCAGCCTAG ATCCGAGACTACCTATCAGATTGCTTTGGCTATCAAGGATGAAGTCGAAGACCTTGAAAAAGCCGGTATCACTGTTATCCAAATCGACGAGGCTGCCTTGAGAGAAGGGCTACCATTGAGGAAAGCGGCACAAGCTCAATACTTGGACTGGGCTGTCCATGCCTTCAGGATCACCAATGTTGGTGTGCAGGATACTACTCAGATCCATACACACATGTGCTACTCTCACTTCAATgatatcatccactcaatcattgACATGGATGCTGATGTGATCACCATTGAGAATTCTCGCTCTGACGAAAAGCTCCTAAGGGTGTTCCGCGATGGAGTTAAGTATGGAGCTGGAATCGGCCCTGGAGTTTACGACATTCACTCCCCAAGAATACCACCAACCGAAGAAATTGCTGATAGGATGAACAAGATGCTTGCTGTGCTCGAGACCAACATTTTGTGGGTCAATCCTGATTGCGGTCTCAAGACTCGCAAGTACACCGAGGTGAATCCTGCCCTCACAAACATGGTTGCGGCCACAAAACTCATCCGCAACCAGCTTGCAAGTGGCAAGTAA